One genomic region from Parasegetibacter sp. NRK P23 encodes:
- a CDS encoding type II toxin-antitoxin system RelE/ParE family toxin: MSYKVIPTSTFKKEAKRLIKKFPSLKNELLDLSKSLAESPETGTPLGNNTFKIRVAIQSKGKGKSGGARVITYVVTADEEVYLLTIYDKSDLANVDDKTLKTIIKKLASD; encoded by the coding sequence ATGAGTTATAAGGTTATTCCGACCTCAACTTTTAAAAAAGAGGCAAAAAGGCTCATAAAGAAATTTCCATCGTTAAAGAATGAACTTTTAGACCTAAGCAAGTCATTGGCTGAATCTCCAGAGACTGGTACTCCTTTAGGCAATAATACTTTTAAAATACGGGTTGCTATCCAAAGCAAGGGCAAAGGGAAAAGCGGAGGGGCAAGGGTGATAACTTATGTCGTCACAGCAGACGAGGAAGTATATCTATTGACCATTTACGATAAGTCTGACCTGGCAAATGTGGATGACAAAACTTTAAAGACTATTATTAAGAAGCTTGCATCAGATTAG
- a CDS encoding M48 family metallopeptidase, whose translation MKIKDIYSDIKTEIFVVLNQDDNNILDWTIEPTSLELLPEDENIYLVKAFQVSADETVDCYLLILIPERIAETVVKMNSGGHLVVENLYEQDRSIVPAVASDCFGNYELYFAKENPQVGIKVLRAGLTKAKNKNVVAEDLGYLLRDENMILEAVEAFKISESNGPSSAYIYLELSNLYKQIGHADLELTYLQKFKEGIGTE comes from the coding sequence ATGAAGATAAAGGATATTTACTCAGATATTAAGACTGAAATTTTCGTCGTGTTGAATCAGGACGATAATAATATTCTTGATTGGACTATTGAGCCGACATCATTAGAGCTTTTGCCGGAAGACGAGAATATTTATTTGGTTAAAGCGTTTCAGGTTTCAGCAGACGAAACTGTTGATTGTTACCTTTTAATATTGATACCTGAAAGAATAGCTGAGACTGTTGTTAAAATGAATTCAGGTGGACATTTAGTTGTTGAAAACTTGTACGAGCAAGATCGGTCTATAGTTCCAGCAGTTGCATCCGACTGTTTTGGTAACTATGAGCTATATTTCGCAAAAGAAAATCCTCAAGTTGGGATTAAAGTTTTAAGAGCTGGGTTGACTAAAGCAAAAAACAAAAATGTTGTAGCTGAGGATCTGGGATATTTACTTCGTGACGAGAACATGATTTTAGAAGCAGTGGAAGCGTTTAAGATTAGCGAATCAAACGGACCTTCTTCAGCATACATTTATTTAGAACTATCGAATCTGTATAAACAAATAGGGCACGCAGACCTGGAGTTAACATATTTGCAAAAGTTTAAAGAAGGCATTGGGACTGAATAG
- a CDS encoding tetratricopeptide repeat protein — protein MKEDDMNCLKFMDLSIKKDSSNHASHYIKGSTFNYMGKYKEAIQSLKTAISIKPDDALFYSGIGDSYYNLNEYELALESYKKATGLDQCPDRPFLMIGQIYSELNRSNDALQAYYTAKSRIEKNSDSYISTLFNIGLLEYLKNNFEQSEFSFLQVLQLTPDDYQSMAKLVQVYHGKKDYEKAASYKSLLYGAHKSGLLSGELKDKFCFDQFKWGDYSIQVFERFEDENKGKIYNKHIFYLIDKDGEIVLSVQTEFSPFSVSLGGPKYLLCASKNGAHYNPGIGFNDDLKYDDLKSHAIKLFERYAK, from the coding sequence ATGAAAGAAGACGACATGAACTGTCTTAAGTTTATGGACTTATCTATAAAGAAAGATAGCAGCAATCACGCTTCCCATTATATAAAAGGTTCCACGTTTAATTATATGGGAAAATACAAAGAAGCAATTCAAAGTTTAAAAACCGCGATTAGTATTAAGCCTGATGACGCACTTTTTTATAGCGGCATCGGTGATTCTTATTATAATCTTAATGAATATGAACTGGCGTTGGAAAGCTATAAGAAAGCTACGGGACTTGATCAATGTCCAGACCGACCCTTTCTTATGATAGGGCAAATTTATTCAGAATTGAATCGGAGCAATGACGCATTGCAGGCTTATTATACAGCAAAAAGTAGAATCGAAAAGAATTCAGATTCTTACATAAGTACGTTATTTAATATAGGTCTTTTGGAGTATTTGAAAAATAATTTTGAGCAATCTGAATTCAGTTTTTTGCAGGTGTTACAATTGACTCCTGACGATTATCAATCGATGGCGAAGCTGGTTCAAGTTTACCATGGTAAAAAGGACTATGAAAAAGCTGCCTCTTATAAGTCACTTCTTTATGGAGCACATAAAAGTGGATTGCTATCTGGTGAATTGAAAGATAAATTTTGCTTTGATCAATTTAAATGGGGTGACTATTCTATCCAGGTTTTCGAACGCTTCGAAGATGAAAATAAAGGAAAAATATACAACAAGCATATTTTTTATTTGATAGACAAGGATGGGGAAATTGTTTTAAGTGTTCAGACTGAGTTCTCGCCTTTTTCTGTTTCTTTGGGAGGACCAAAATATTTATTGTGCGCCAGCAAAAATGGGGCGCATTATAATCCAGGTATCGGTTTTAATGACGATCTAAAATATGATGATCTCAAATCTCATGCAATCAAGCTTTTTGAAAGATATGCTAAATAG